One Nicotiana tomentosiformis chromosome 4, ASM39032v3, whole genome shotgun sequence genomic window carries:
- the LOC138910119 gene encoding uncharacterized mitochondrial protein AtMg00860-like — protein MLFVKKKDGTMRMCIDYRQLNKLTIKNKYSLPRIDDLFDQLKGARVFSKINLRSGYHQLKIRMEKHEHHLRVVLQTLREQKLYAKFSKLSGEGIKVDPKKIEAVQSWPCPTTATEIRSFLGLAGFYRRFVKGFSSITAPLTRLTQKGAPFGWSDDCEASFQKLKTALTSAPVLVLPSGSGMYTVNYDTSHVGLGCVLM, from the exons atgttatttgtgaagaagaaagatgggactatgcggatgtgcattgattaccgacaGTTGAACAAACTTACCATTAAaaacaagtactcgttgccgcgtatcgatgatttgtttgaccagttgaagggtgctagggtattctcaaagatcaacttgagatctgggtaccatcaactgaagattcg CATGGAAAAGCACGAGcatcatttgagagtggtgcttcagaccttgcgggaacagaagttatatgctaagttctccaagt tatcaggcgagggtattaaggtagatcccaagaagatcgaggcagttcaaagttggccttGTCCTAccacggcgactgagatcaggagcttcctaGGGTtagcaggtttttatcgtcggtttgtgaagggcttctcatctattacagcacctttgactagattgacccagaagggtgctccctTCGGATGGTCCGATGactgtgaggcgagctttcagaagctcaagaccgcattgacttcagcaccagtgttagtgttgccttctggttcagggatgtatactgtgaaTTATGACACTTCacacgttggtttgggttgtgtattgatgtag